A window from Sus scrofa isolate TJ Tabasco breed Duroc chromosome 2, Sscrofa11.1, whole genome shotgun sequence encodes these proteins:
- the CTNND1 gene encoding catenin delta-1 isoform X7 gives MDDSEVESTASILASVKEQEAQFEKLTRALEEERRHVSAQLERVRVSPQDANTLMANGTLTRRHQNGRFVGDADLERQKFSDLKLNGPQDHSHLLYSTIPRMQEPGQIVETYTEEDPEGAMSVVSVETSDDGTTRRTETTVKKVVKTVTTRTVQPVPMGPDGLPVDASSVSNNYIQTLGRDFRKNGNGGPGPYVGQAGTATLPRNFHYPPDGYSRHYEDGYPSSSDNYGSLSRVTRIEERYRPSMEGYRAPSRQDVYGPQPQVRVGGSSVDLHRFHPEPYGLEDDQRSMGYDDLDYGMMSDYGTGRRTGTPSDPRRRLRSYEDMIGEEVPSDQYYWAPLAQHERGSLASLDSLRKGGPPPPNWRQPELPEVIAMLGFRLDAVKSNAAAYLQHLCYRNDKVKTDVRKLKGIPVLVGLLDHPKKEVHLGACGALKNISFGRDQDNKIAIKNCDGVPALVRLLRKARDMDLTEVITGTLWNLSSHDSIKMEIVDHALHALTDEVIIPHSGWEREPNEDCKPRHIEWESVLTNTAGCLRNVSSERSEARRKLRECDGLVDALIFIVQAEIGQKDSDSKLVENCVCLLRNLSYQVHREIPQAERYQEAPPNVANNTGPHAASCFGAKKGKDEWFSRGKKPTEDPANDAVDFPKRTSPARGYELLFQPEVVRIYISLLKESKTPAILEASAGAIQNLCAGRWTYGRYIRSALRQEKALSAIADLLTNEHERVVKAASGALRNLAVDARNKELIGKHAIPNLVKNLPGGQQSSSQNFSEDTVVSILNTINEVIAENLEAAKKLRETQGIEKLVLINKSGNRSEKEVRAAALVLQTIWGYKELRKPLEKEGWKKSDFQVNLNNASRSQSSHSYDDSTLPLIDRNQKSDKKPDREEIQMSSMGSNTKSLDNNYSTLNERGDHNRTLDRSGDLGEMEPLKGTPLMQKI, from the exons ATGGACGACTCAGAGGTGGAGTCGACCGCCAGCATCTTGGCCTCTGTGAAGGAACAAGAGGCCCAGTTTGAGAAGCTGACCCGGGCGCTGGAGGAGGAACGGCGCCACGTCTCGGCGCAGCTGGAACGCGTCCGGGTCTCACCACAAGATGCCAACACGCTCATGGCCAACGGCACCCTCACCCGCCGGCATCAG AACGGCCGATTTGTGGGCGATGCTGACCTTGAGCGACAGAAATTTTCAGATCTAAAACTCAACGGACCCCAG GATCACAGTCACCTTCTGTATAGCACCATCCCCAGGATGCAGGAGCCAGGGCAGATCGTGGAGACCTACACAGAGGAAGACCCTGAGGGAGCCATGTCTGTTGTCTCCGTGGAGACCTCAGATGATGGAACCACTAGGCGCACAGAGACCACA GTCAAGAAAGTGGTGAAGACCGTGACAACACGGACCGTACAGCCAGTCCCTATGGGACCAGATGGGCTGCCCGTGGATGCCTCATCCGTTTCTAACAACTACATCCAGACTCTGGGTCGTGACTTCCGCAAGAATGGCAATGGGGGACCTGGTCCCTATGTGGGGCAGGCCGGCACTGCTACccttcccaggaacttccactacCCTCCCGATGGATATAGCCGCCACTATGAAGATGGTTATCCAAGTAGCAGTGACAACTATGGCAGTCTGTCCCGGGTGACCCGCATTGAGGAGCGATACAGGCCCAGCATGGAGGGTTACCGGGCACCCAGTAGACAGGATGTGTATGGGCCCCAGCCCCAGGTTCGGGTAGGTGGGAGCAGCGTGGATCTGCATCGCTTTCATCCAGAGCCTTATGGGCTTGAGGATGACCAGCGTAGCATGGGCTACGATGACCTGGATTATGGCATGATGTCCGATTATGGCACTGGCCGTCGGACTGGGACACCCTCTGACCCTCGGCGACGCCTCAG GAGCTATGAAGACATGATTGGTGAGGAGGTGCCATCAGACCAGTACTACTGGGCTCCTTTGGCCCAGCACGAACGCGGAAGTTTAGCAAGCTTGGATAGCCTGCGCAAGGGAGGACCTCCACCCCCCAACTGGAGACAGCCAGAGCTGCCAGAGGTGATAGCCATGCTAGGATTCCGTTTGGATGCTGTCAAGTCCAATGCAGCTGCATACCTGCAACACTTGTGCTACCGCAATGACAAAGTGAAGACTGATGTTCGGAAGCTCAAGGGCATCCCAGTACTGGTGGGATTGTTAGACCACCCCAAAAAGGAAGTGCACCTTGGTGCCTGTGGAGCTCTCAAGAATATCTCTTTTGGACGTGACCAGGATAACAAGATAGCTATAAAAAACTGTGATGGTGTTCCTGCTCTTGTGAGATTACTCCGAAAGGCTCGTGATATGGACCTCACTGAAGTTATTACTG GAACCCTGTGGAATCTCTCATCCCATGACTCAATCAAGATGGAGATTGTGGACCATGCACTGCATGCCTTGACAGATGAAGTGATCATTCCGCATTCTGGTTGGGAACGGGAGCCTAATGAAGATTGTAAGCCACGCCATATTGAGTGGGAGTCGGTGCTCACCAACACAGCTGGCTGCCTTAG gaaTGTCAGCTCCGAGAGGAGTGAAGCTCGCCGGAAACTTCGGGAATGTGATGGTTTGGTGGACGCTCTCATTTTCATTGTTCAGGCTGAGATTGGACAGAAAGATTCAGACAGCAAG CTTGTGGAGAACTGTGTTTGCCTCCTTCGGAACTTGTCATATCAAGTTCACCGGGAAATCCCACAGGCAGAACGATACCAAGAGGCACCTCCCAATGTTGCCAACAATACTGGGCCACATGCTGCCAGTTGCTTTGGGGCCAAGAAGGGCAAAG ATGAGTGGTTCTCCAGAG ggaaaaaacccacagaggATCCAGCAAATGATGCAGTGGATTTCCCTAAAAGAACTAGTCCTGCTCGAG GCTATGAACTTTTATTTCAACCAGAGGTGGTTCGGATATATATCTCACTCCTCAAAGAGAGCAAGACTCCTGCCATCCTAGAAGCCTCAGCCGGGGCCATCCAGAACTTGTGTGCTGGGCGCTGGACG TATGGTCGATACATCCGCTCAGCTCTGCGTCAAGAAAAGGCTCTTTCTGCCATTGCTGACCTCCTGACTAATGAACATGAGCGGGTTGTGAAAGCTGCATCTGGAGCACTAAGAAATCTGGCTGTAGATGCTCGCAACAAAGAGTTAATTG GTAAACACGCTATTCCTAACTTGGTAAAAAATCTGCCAGGAGGGCAACAGAGCTCTTCCCAGAATTTTTCTGAGGACACTGTGGTCTCTATCCTGAACACCATCAATGAAGTTATTGCCGAGAACTTGGAGGCTGCCAAAAAGCTTCGAGAGACACAGGGGATTGAGAAGTTGGTTTTGATCAACAAATCAGG GAACCGCTCAGAAAAGGAAGTTCGGGCAGCAGCACTTGTATTACAGACAATCTGGGGATATAAGGAATTGCGGAAGCCACTGGAaaaagaaggatggaagaaatcagACTTTCAG GTGAATCTAAACAATGCTTCACGAAGCCAGAGCAGTCATTCATATGACGATAGCACTCTTCCTCTCATTGATCGGAACCAGAAATCAG ATAAGAAACCTGATCGGGAAGAAATTCAGATGAGCAGTATGGGATCAAACACAAAATCATTAG ataaCAACTATTCCACATTGAATGAGAGAGGGGACCACAATAGAACACTGGATCGATCTGGGGATCTAGGTGAAATGGAGCCATTGAAGGGAACACCCCTGATG CAGAAGATTTAG
- the CTNND1 gene encoding catenin delta-1 isoform X13: MQEPGQIVETYTEEDPEGAMSVVSVETSDDGTTRRTETTVKKVVKTVTTRTVQPVPMGPDGLPVDASSVSNNYIQTLGRDFRKNGNGGPGPYVGQAGTATLPRNFHYPPDGYSRHYEDGYPSSSDNYGSLSRVTRIEERYRPSMEGYRAPSRQDVYGPQPQVRVGGSSVDLHRFHPEPYGLEDDQRSMGYDDLDYGMMSDYGTGRRTGTPSDPRRRLRSYEDMIGEEVPSDQYYWAPLAQHERGSLASLDSLRKGGPPPPNWRQPELPEVIAMLGFRLDAVKSNAAAYLQHLCYRNDKVKTDVRKLKGIPVLVGLLDHPKKEVHLGACGALKNISFGRDQDNKIAIKNCDGVPALVRLLRKARDMDLTEVITGTLWNLSSHDSIKMEIVDHALHALTDEVIIPHSGWEREPNEDCKPRHIEWESVLTNTAGCLRNVSSERSEARRKLRECDGLVDALIFIVQAEIGQKDSDSKLVENCVCLLRNLSYQVHREIPQAERYQEAPPNVANNTGPHAASCFGAKKGKGKKPTEDPANDAVDFPKRTSPARGYELLFQPEVVRIYISLLKESKTPAILEASAGAIQNLCAGRWTYGRYIRSALRQEKALSAIADLLTNEHERVVKAASGALRNLAVDARNKELIGKHAIPNLVKNLPGGQQSSSQNFSEDTVVSILNTINEVIAENLEAAKKLRETQGIEKLVLINKSGNRSEKEVRAAALVLQTIWGYKELRKPLEKEGWKKSDFQVNLNNASRSQSSHSYDDSTLPLIDRNQKSDKKPDREEIQMSSMGSNTKSLDNNYSTLNERGDHNRTLDRSGDLGEMEPLKGTPLMQKI; encoded by the exons ATGCAGGAGCCAGGGCAGATCGTGGAGACCTACACAGAGGAAGACCCTGAGGGAGCCATGTCTGTTGTCTCCGTGGAGACCTCAGATGATGGAACCACTAGGCGCACAGAGACCACA GTCAAGAAAGTGGTGAAGACCGTGACAACACGGACCGTACAGCCAGTCCCTATGGGACCAGATGGGCTGCCCGTGGATGCCTCATCCGTTTCTAACAACTACATCCAGACTCTGGGTCGTGACTTCCGCAAGAATGGCAATGGGGGACCTGGTCCCTATGTGGGGCAGGCCGGCACTGCTACccttcccaggaacttccactacCCTCCCGATGGATATAGCCGCCACTATGAAGATGGTTATCCAAGTAGCAGTGACAACTATGGCAGTCTGTCCCGGGTGACCCGCATTGAGGAGCGATACAGGCCCAGCATGGAGGGTTACCGGGCACCCAGTAGACAGGATGTGTATGGGCCCCAGCCCCAGGTTCGGGTAGGTGGGAGCAGCGTGGATCTGCATCGCTTTCATCCAGAGCCTTATGGGCTTGAGGATGACCAGCGTAGCATGGGCTACGATGACCTGGATTATGGCATGATGTCCGATTATGGCACTGGCCGTCGGACTGGGACACCCTCTGACCCTCGGCGACGCCTCAG GAGCTATGAAGACATGATTGGTGAGGAGGTGCCATCAGACCAGTACTACTGGGCTCCTTTGGCCCAGCACGAACGCGGAAGTTTAGCAAGCTTGGATAGCCTGCGCAAGGGAGGACCTCCACCCCCCAACTGGAGACAGCCAGAGCTGCCAGAGGTGATAGCCATGCTAGGATTCCGTTTGGATGCTGTCAAGTCCAATGCAGCTGCATACCTGCAACACTTGTGCTACCGCAATGACAAAGTGAAGACTGATGTTCGGAAGCTCAAGGGCATCCCAGTACTGGTGGGATTGTTAGACCACCCCAAAAAGGAAGTGCACCTTGGTGCCTGTGGAGCTCTCAAGAATATCTCTTTTGGACGTGACCAGGATAACAAGATAGCTATAAAAAACTGTGATGGTGTTCCTGCTCTTGTGAGATTACTCCGAAAGGCTCGTGATATGGACCTCACTGAAGTTATTACTG GAACCCTGTGGAATCTCTCATCCCATGACTCAATCAAGATGGAGATTGTGGACCATGCACTGCATGCCTTGACAGATGAAGTGATCATTCCGCATTCTGGTTGGGAACGGGAGCCTAATGAAGATTGTAAGCCACGCCATATTGAGTGGGAGTCGGTGCTCACCAACACAGCTGGCTGCCTTAG gaaTGTCAGCTCCGAGAGGAGTGAAGCTCGCCGGAAACTTCGGGAATGTGATGGTTTGGTGGACGCTCTCATTTTCATTGTTCAGGCTGAGATTGGACAGAAAGATTCAGACAGCAAG CTTGTGGAGAACTGTGTTTGCCTCCTTCGGAACTTGTCATATCAAGTTCACCGGGAAATCCCACAGGCAGAACGATACCAAGAGGCACCTCCCAATGTTGCCAACAATACTGGGCCACATGCTGCCAGTTGCTTTGGGGCCAAGAAGGGCAAAG ggaaaaaacccacagaggATCCAGCAAATGATGCAGTGGATTTCCCTAAAAGAACTAGTCCTGCTCGAG GCTATGAACTTTTATTTCAACCAGAGGTGGTTCGGATATATATCTCACTCCTCAAAGAGAGCAAGACTCCTGCCATCCTAGAAGCCTCAGCCGGGGCCATCCAGAACTTGTGTGCTGGGCGCTGGACG TATGGTCGATACATCCGCTCAGCTCTGCGTCAAGAAAAGGCTCTTTCTGCCATTGCTGACCTCCTGACTAATGAACATGAGCGGGTTGTGAAAGCTGCATCTGGAGCACTAAGAAATCTGGCTGTAGATGCTCGCAACAAAGAGTTAATTG GTAAACACGCTATTCCTAACTTGGTAAAAAATCTGCCAGGAGGGCAACAGAGCTCTTCCCAGAATTTTTCTGAGGACACTGTGGTCTCTATCCTGAACACCATCAATGAAGTTATTGCCGAGAACTTGGAGGCTGCCAAAAAGCTTCGAGAGACACAGGGGATTGAGAAGTTGGTTTTGATCAACAAATCAGG GAACCGCTCAGAAAAGGAAGTTCGGGCAGCAGCACTTGTATTACAGACAATCTGGGGATATAAGGAATTGCGGAAGCCACTGGAaaaagaaggatggaagaaatcagACTTTCAG GTGAATCTAAACAATGCTTCACGAAGCCAGAGCAGTCATTCATATGACGATAGCACTCTTCCTCTCATTGATCGGAACCAGAAATCAG ATAAGAAACCTGATCGGGAAGAAATTCAGATGAGCAGTATGGGATCAAACACAAAATCATTAG ataaCAACTATTCCACATTGAATGAGAGAGGGGACCACAATAGAACACTGGATCGATCTGGGGATCTAGGTGAAATGGAGCCATTGAAGGGAACACCCCTGATG CAGAAGATTTAG
- the CTNND1 gene encoding catenin delta-1 isoform X12: MQEPGQIVETYTEEDPEGAMSVVSVETSDDGTTRRTETTVKKVVKTVTTRTVQPVPMGPDGLPVDASSVSNNYIQTLGRDFRKNGNGGPGPYVGQAGTATLPRNFHYPPDGYSRHYEDGYPSSSDNYGSLSRVTRIEERYRPSMEGYRAPSRQDVYGPQPQVRVGGSSVDLHRFHPEPYGLEDDQRSMGYDDLDYGMMSDYGTGRRTGTPSDPRRRLRSYEDMIGEEVPSDQYYWAPLAQHERGSLASLDSLRKGGPPPPNWRQPELPEVIAMLGFRLDAVKSNAAAYLQHLCYRNDKVKTDVRKLKGIPVLVGLLDHPKKEVHLGACGALKNISFGRDQDNKIAIKNCDGVPALVRLLRKARDMDLTEVITGTLWNLSSHDSIKMEIVDHALHALTDEVIIPHSGWEREPNEDCKPRHIEWESVLTNTAGCLRNVSSERSEARRKLRECDGLVDALIFIVQAEIGQKDSDSKLVENCVCLLRNLSYQVHREIPQAERYQEAPPNVANNTGPHAASCFGAKKGKGKKPTEDPANDAVDFPKRTSPARGYELLFQPEVVRIYISLLKESKTPAILEASAGAIQNLCAGRWTYGRYIRSALRQEKALSAIADLLTNEHERVVKAASGALRNLAVDARNKELIGKHAIPNLVKNLPGGQQSSSQNFSEDTVVSILNTINEVIAENLEAAKKLRETQGIEKLVLINKSGNRSEKEVRAAALVLQTIWGYKELRKPLEKEGWKKSDFQVNLNNASRSQSSHSYDDSTLPLIDRNQKSDKKPDREEIQMSSMGSNTKSLDNNYSTLNERGDHNRTLDRSGDLGEMEPLKGTPLMDEGQESLEEELDVLVLDDEGDQMSYPPMQKI, from the exons ATGCAGGAGCCAGGGCAGATCGTGGAGACCTACACAGAGGAAGACCCTGAGGGAGCCATGTCTGTTGTCTCCGTGGAGACCTCAGATGATGGAACCACTAGGCGCACAGAGACCACA GTCAAGAAAGTGGTGAAGACCGTGACAACACGGACCGTACAGCCAGTCCCTATGGGACCAGATGGGCTGCCCGTGGATGCCTCATCCGTTTCTAACAACTACATCCAGACTCTGGGTCGTGACTTCCGCAAGAATGGCAATGGGGGACCTGGTCCCTATGTGGGGCAGGCCGGCACTGCTACccttcccaggaacttccactacCCTCCCGATGGATATAGCCGCCACTATGAAGATGGTTATCCAAGTAGCAGTGACAACTATGGCAGTCTGTCCCGGGTGACCCGCATTGAGGAGCGATACAGGCCCAGCATGGAGGGTTACCGGGCACCCAGTAGACAGGATGTGTATGGGCCCCAGCCCCAGGTTCGGGTAGGTGGGAGCAGCGTGGATCTGCATCGCTTTCATCCAGAGCCTTATGGGCTTGAGGATGACCAGCGTAGCATGGGCTACGATGACCTGGATTATGGCATGATGTCCGATTATGGCACTGGCCGTCGGACTGGGACACCCTCTGACCCTCGGCGACGCCTCAG GAGCTATGAAGACATGATTGGTGAGGAGGTGCCATCAGACCAGTACTACTGGGCTCCTTTGGCCCAGCACGAACGCGGAAGTTTAGCAAGCTTGGATAGCCTGCGCAAGGGAGGACCTCCACCCCCCAACTGGAGACAGCCAGAGCTGCCAGAGGTGATAGCCATGCTAGGATTCCGTTTGGATGCTGTCAAGTCCAATGCAGCTGCATACCTGCAACACTTGTGCTACCGCAATGACAAAGTGAAGACTGATGTTCGGAAGCTCAAGGGCATCCCAGTACTGGTGGGATTGTTAGACCACCCCAAAAAGGAAGTGCACCTTGGTGCCTGTGGAGCTCTCAAGAATATCTCTTTTGGACGTGACCAGGATAACAAGATAGCTATAAAAAACTGTGATGGTGTTCCTGCTCTTGTGAGATTACTCCGAAAGGCTCGTGATATGGACCTCACTGAAGTTATTACTG GAACCCTGTGGAATCTCTCATCCCATGACTCAATCAAGATGGAGATTGTGGACCATGCACTGCATGCCTTGACAGATGAAGTGATCATTCCGCATTCTGGTTGGGAACGGGAGCCTAATGAAGATTGTAAGCCACGCCATATTGAGTGGGAGTCGGTGCTCACCAACACAGCTGGCTGCCTTAG gaaTGTCAGCTCCGAGAGGAGTGAAGCTCGCCGGAAACTTCGGGAATGTGATGGTTTGGTGGACGCTCTCATTTTCATTGTTCAGGCTGAGATTGGACAGAAAGATTCAGACAGCAAG CTTGTGGAGAACTGTGTTTGCCTCCTTCGGAACTTGTCATATCAAGTTCACCGGGAAATCCCACAGGCAGAACGATACCAAGAGGCACCTCCCAATGTTGCCAACAATACTGGGCCACATGCTGCCAGTTGCTTTGGGGCCAAGAAGGGCAAAG ggaaaaaacccacagaggATCCAGCAAATGATGCAGTGGATTTCCCTAAAAGAACTAGTCCTGCTCGAG GCTATGAACTTTTATTTCAACCAGAGGTGGTTCGGATATATATCTCACTCCTCAAAGAGAGCAAGACTCCTGCCATCCTAGAAGCCTCAGCCGGGGCCATCCAGAACTTGTGTGCTGGGCGCTGGACG TATGGTCGATACATCCGCTCAGCTCTGCGTCAAGAAAAGGCTCTTTCTGCCATTGCTGACCTCCTGACTAATGAACATGAGCGGGTTGTGAAAGCTGCATCTGGAGCACTAAGAAATCTGGCTGTAGATGCTCGCAACAAAGAGTTAATTG GTAAACACGCTATTCCTAACTTGGTAAAAAATCTGCCAGGAGGGCAACAGAGCTCTTCCCAGAATTTTTCTGAGGACACTGTGGTCTCTATCCTGAACACCATCAATGAAGTTATTGCCGAGAACTTGGAGGCTGCCAAAAAGCTTCGAGAGACACAGGGGATTGAGAAGTTGGTTTTGATCAACAAATCAGG GAACCGCTCAGAAAAGGAAGTTCGGGCAGCAGCACTTGTATTACAGACAATCTGGGGATATAAGGAATTGCGGAAGCCACTGGAaaaagaaggatggaagaaatcagACTTTCAG GTGAATCTAAACAATGCTTCACGAAGCCAGAGCAGTCATTCATATGACGATAGCACTCTTCCTCTCATTGATCGGAACCAGAAATCAG ATAAGAAACCTGATCGGGAAGAAATTCAGATGAGCAGTATGGGATCAAACACAAAATCATTAG ataaCAACTATTCCACATTGAATGAGAGAGGGGACCACAATAGAACACTGGATCGATCTGGGGATCTAGGTGAAATGGAGCCATTGAAGGGAACACCCCTGATG GACGAGGGGCAGGAATCTCTGGAGGAAGAGTTGGATGTGTTGGTTTTGGATGATGAGGGGGACCAAATGTCTTACCCCCCCATG CAGAAGATTTAG
- the CTNND1 gene encoding catenin delta-1 isoform X6 has translation MDDSEVESTASILASVKEQEAQFEKLTRALEEERRHVSAQLERVRVSPQDANTLMANGTLTRRHQNGRFVGDADLERQKFSDLKLNGPQDHSHLLYSTIPRMQEPGQIVETYTEEDPEGAMSVVSVETSDDGTTRRTETTVKKVVKTVTTRTVQPVPMGPDGLPVDASSVSNNYIQTLGRDFRKNGNGGPGPYVGQAGTATLPRNFHYPPDGYSRHYEDGYPSSSDNYGSLSRVTRIEERYRPSMEGYRAPSRQDVYGPQPQVRVGGSSVDLHRFHPEPYGLEDDQRSMGYDDLDYGMMSDYGTGRRTGTPSDPRRRLRSYEDMIGEEVPSDQYYWAPLAQHERGSLASLDSLRKGGPPPPNWRQPELPEVIAMLGFRLDAVKSNAAAYLQHLCYRNDKVKTDVRKLKGIPVLVGLLDHPKKEVHLGACGALKNISFGRDQDNKIAIKNCDGVPALVRLLRKARDMDLTEVITGTLWNLSSHDSIKMEIVDHALHALTDEVIIPHSGWEREPNEDCKPRHIEWESVLTNTAGCLRNVSSERSEARRKLRECDGLVDALIFIVQAEIGQKDSDSKLVENCVCLLRNLSYQVHREIPQAERYQEAPPNVANNTGPHAASCFGAKKGKGKKPTEDPANDAVDFPKRTSPARGYELLFQPEVVRIYISLLKESKTPAILEASAGAIQNLCAGRWTYGRYIRSALRQEKALSAIADLLTNEHERVVKAASGALRNLAVDARNKELIGKHAIPNLVKNLPGGQQSSSQNFSEDTVVSILNTINEVIAENLEAAKKLRETQGIEKLVLINKSGNRSEKEVRAAALVLQTIWGYKELRKPLEKEGWKKSDFQVNLNNASRSQSSHSYDDSTLPLIDRNQKSDKKPDREEIQMSSMGSNTKSLDNNYSTLNERGDHNRTLDRSGDLGEMEPLKGTPLMDEGQESLEEELDVLVLDDEGDQMSYPPMQKI, from the exons ATGGACGACTCAGAGGTGGAGTCGACCGCCAGCATCTTGGCCTCTGTGAAGGAACAAGAGGCCCAGTTTGAGAAGCTGACCCGGGCGCTGGAGGAGGAACGGCGCCACGTCTCGGCGCAGCTGGAACGCGTCCGGGTCTCACCACAAGATGCCAACACGCTCATGGCCAACGGCACCCTCACCCGCCGGCATCAG AACGGCCGATTTGTGGGCGATGCTGACCTTGAGCGACAGAAATTTTCAGATCTAAAACTCAACGGACCCCAG GATCACAGTCACCTTCTGTATAGCACCATCCCCAGGATGCAGGAGCCAGGGCAGATCGTGGAGACCTACACAGAGGAAGACCCTGAGGGAGCCATGTCTGTTGTCTCCGTGGAGACCTCAGATGATGGAACCACTAGGCGCACAGAGACCACA GTCAAGAAAGTGGTGAAGACCGTGACAACACGGACCGTACAGCCAGTCCCTATGGGACCAGATGGGCTGCCCGTGGATGCCTCATCCGTTTCTAACAACTACATCCAGACTCTGGGTCGTGACTTCCGCAAGAATGGCAATGGGGGACCTGGTCCCTATGTGGGGCAGGCCGGCACTGCTACccttcccaggaacttccactacCCTCCCGATGGATATAGCCGCCACTATGAAGATGGTTATCCAAGTAGCAGTGACAACTATGGCAGTCTGTCCCGGGTGACCCGCATTGAGGAGCGATACAGGCCCAGCATGGAGGGTTACCGGGCACCCAGTAGACAGGATGTGTATGGGCCCCAGCCCCAGGTTCGGGTAGGTGGGAGCAGCGTGGATCTGCATCGCTTTCATCCAGAGCCTTATGGGCTTGAGGATGACCAGCGTAGCATGGGCTACGATGACCTGGATTATGGCATGATGTCCGATTATGGCACTGGCCGTCGGACTGGGACACCCTCTGACCCTCGGCGACGCCTCAG GAGCTATGAAGACATGATTGGTGAGGAGGTGCCATCAGACCAGTACTACTGGGCTCCTTTGGCCCAGCACGAACGCGGAAGTTTAGCAAGCTTGGATAGCCTGCGCAAGGGAGGACCTCCACCCCCCAACTGGAGACAGCCAGAGCTGCCAGAGGTGATAGCCATGCTAGGATTCCGTTTGGATGCTGTCAAGTCCAATGCAGCTGCATACCTGCAACACTTGTGCTACCGCAATGACAAAGTGAAGACTGATGTTCGGAAGCTCAAGGGCATCCCAGTACTGGTGGGATTGTTAGACCACCCCAAAAAGGAAGTGCACCTTGGTGCCTGTGGAGCTCTCAAGAATATCTCTTTTGGACGTGACCAGGATAACAAGATAGCTATAAAAAACTGTGATGGTGTTCCTGCTCTTGTGAGATTACTCCGAAAGGCTCGTGATATGGACCTCACTGAAGTTATTACTG GAACCCTGTGGAATCTCTCATCCCATGACTCAATCAAGATGGAGATTGTGGACCATGCACTGCATGCCTTGACAGATGAAGTGATCATTCCGCATTCTGGTTGGGAACGGGAGCCTAATGAAGATTGTAAGCCACGCCATATTGAGTGGGAGTCGGTGCTCACCAACACAGCTGGCTGCCTTAG gaaTGTCAGCTCCGAGAGGAGTGAAGCTCGCCGGAAACTTCGGGAATGTGATGGTTTGGTGGACGCTCTCATTTTCATTGTTCAGGCTGAGATTGGACAGAAAGATTCAGACAGCAAG CTTGTGGAGAACTGTGTTTGCCTCCTTCGGAACTTGTCATATCAAGTTCACCGGGAAATCCCACAGGCAGAACGATACCAAGAGGCACCTCCCAATGTTGCCAACAATACTGGGCCACATGCTGCCAGTTGCTTTGGGGCCAAGAAGGGCAAAG ggaaaaaacccacagaggATCCAGCAAATGATGCAGTGGATTTCCCTAAAAGAACTAGTCCTGCTCGAG GCTATGAACTTTTATTTCAACCAGAGGTGGTTCGGATATATATCTCACTCCTCAAAGAGAGCAAGACTCCTGCCATCCTAGAAGCCTCAGCCGGGGCCATCCAGAACTTGTGTGCTGGGCGCTGGACG TATGGTCGATACATCCGCTCAGCTCTGCGTCAAGAAAAGGCTCTTTCTGCCATTGCTGACCTCCTGACTAATGAACATGAGCGGGTTGTGAAAGCTGCATCTGGAGCACTAAGAAATCTGGCTGTAGATGCTCGCAACAAAGAGTTAATTG GTAAACACGCTATTCCTAACTTGGTAAAAAATCTGCCAGGAGGGCAACAGAGCTCTTCCCAGAATTTTTCTGAGGACACTGTGGTCTCTATCCTGAACACCATCAATGAAGTTATTGCCGAGAACTTGGAGGCTGCCAAAAAGCTTCGAGAGACACAGGGGATTGAGAAGTTGGTTTTGATCAACAAATCAGG GAACCGCTCAGAAAAGGAAGTTCGGGCAGCAGCACTTGTATTACAGACAATCTGGGGATATAAGGAATTGCGGAAGCCACTGGAaaaagaaggatggaagaaatcagACTTTCAG GTGAATCTAAACAATGCTTCACGAAGCCAGAGCAGTCATTCATATGACGATAGCACTCTTCCTCTCATTGATCGGAACCAGAAATCAG ATAAGAAACCTGATCGGGAAGAAATTCAGATGAGCAGTATGGGATCAAACACAAAATCATTAG ataaCAACTATTCCACATTGAATGAGAGAGGGGACCACAATAGAACACTGGATCGATCTGGGGATCTAGGTGAAATGGAGCCATTGAAGGGAACACCCCTGATG GACGAGGGGCAGGAATCTCTGGAGGAAGAGTTGGATGTGTTGGTTTTGGATGATGAGGGGGACCAAATGTCTTACCCCCCCATG CAGAAGATTTAG